A single region of the Phycisphaerae bacterium RAS1 genome encodes:
- a CDS encoding Plasmid stabilization system protein, with product MHRLVFRVEVRSDLRDAFEWYERRRPGLGREFILEVERALFAACERPLAARRVAADVRRVLLRRFPYKAYYLVENDAVVVLLISHSSRRPGGWKRRL from the coding sequence ATGCATCGGCTCGTGTTCCGCGTCGAGGTTCGGAGCGACCTGCGCGACGCCTTCGAGTGGTACGAGCGGCGGCGGCCCGGACTGGGGCGAGAGTTCATCCTGGAAGTGGAGCGGGCGCTGTTCGCCGCGTGCGAGCGGCCGCTGGCGGCGCGTCGCGTTGCAGCCGACGTCCGCCGCGTGCTGCTCCGGAGATTTCCGTACAAGGCATACTACCTTGTAGAAAACGACGCGGTGGTCGTCCTGCTGATTTCCCATTCCAGCCGGCGACCGGGCGGATGGAAGCGCCGGCTGTAA